Below is a window of Brassica napus cultivar Da-Ae chromosome A5, Da-Ae, whole genome shotgun sequence DNA.
CACTCCTCGTCAACTACCAACCCTAGATTCAACCCACCTATATATAACCTATCAATTCCTTAACCAAAGTACCcaacaaaaagagaagaaaaaaacacaagagaaacaaacataaaGTAACATGAGATCTCTCTTACTAGCCTTGTTCCTAGTTCTTGCTTTCCACCGTGGTGAAGCAGCCGTGTCTTGCAACGCAGTGGTTGGAGATCTTTACCCTTGTCTCTCCTACGTGGTTCAAGGCGGTAACGTCCCAGCGAACTGCTGCAACGGCATCAGAACGCTCAACAGTCAGGCCCAAACCCCTGTGGACCGTCAGGGCGTTTGCCGTTGCATCAAAAATGCTATCGGAGGAGTCTCTTTCTCTTCTAACAACGTCAACAATGCTCAGTCTCTGCCTGCTAAGTGTGGTGTGAATCTCCCTTACAGTATCAGCCCTTCCACCAACTGCGACAGGTAAAACAAGAACCAGCTCTGTAAATGAAAACAATAATCTCAACCACTTATTCTGTTTTTCGTTTTGTTTACAGTATCAACtgagagaaagaagacaagGAAGCTACTACTATTACTACAAGAACTAAGAAGTCAGTAATAAATTAGAACGTATGGTTTGCTACTAGCTACGTTAATGTGTGATGTATCGTCACTTCTATGTTCTTGAGagttataataaattatcaacATGCATTTCCTTATGATATGAGACCAAATTAAACTATTCTCGACGTTCCCTCAGATACAGTTAACACTCAAACAAACGATTATAAAAATTGAGTGTTCCACGTTAAAATTACGACCAAATGTAAAAAGATTCGTTATGTTATGTTAGTTGTTACCAACCAAAAATCCACTTCGAGCTGAACCAGCTTCCACATTGCATGAAGTAAACCTATTATATGCAAAAATTCAATACTTTAGAGCACCATTATCCTAGACTCTAAATGggtctcttatttttttttaatattttttaattataaaagtgAATCAAAAGACTAGATTAAGAGACCTGAAAATTTATGTGCTCCATTGCAAATCTCTTATTTaagggtttaaaaaaaaattaattaaacaccaattttttttatttttcttattaaacttaaacttttttcttaaacaatagtacaagataacattttaaacattgattttaaaataaaaagataaaagataaaaacGAAGGAATTTGTTTGATGACTTTGTGAGAAGAATGGAAATTGTATTGTGATTGAATAGAACTTGTACGATGATTGTGAGAAGGAGAGAAGAAGGaacttgtttgatgagtgaATGACTTTGTCTATAAAATGACCAAGCtgaataaacacatatatagaGAACAACACAACAACAATACAAAACATGTGAATCAACCACACTCTAGTCCGTGATACAAGACTACACAACAACACAACAACAATACAAAACATGTGATTTCACACCTTATTAtaaactaaacaaacaaaacgcataaccaaagaaaaagccattccaaaacaaaataaagttaAAGAAAGACACCACcacattcatcatcatcatcattcaaaGCGTTACAGCAAGAACCTTAACGAACTGGGTTTCCAAAGGGACTAAAAGCATACTATCAAACCACTCAAGTTTGCCCCAACAATCTCCATTGCGTCTTTCAAGGGCTATCTCGGCACAATATATGGTGTCCCTTTGAAACGGGCGGTGAATACCTAAATTGCAATTCCAGAAAACCATCATCTTTCCACCACCGTAACCCGTCAGTTTAACATAAGAACCATAACCATCAAGAGGACTAGGCAACTTAGGTAGGCCTACCAAACCGTTCAAATCTCTCCAGCTTGTATTGTCGGAGTCATACCATGTCAGAGCTCCGTCTTTAGAAACAGAGTAGAGAACATTATCAACCTCGCAGAAAGAACCTGAGCACATAGTACCCGTGCTTGGATATTGTTCAACCAGGTCCCATCTACATTGCTTTGAGTCGAAAGCAAACACCCCATCGAATAAAGTCACCACGTGGAGCTTTCCGTCAATAAGAAAATTGATTCTGGCGCTATCAAAACCACCACAGGAAGGGAGATCCCAagtttgggtgtttgtgttgaATACCTCGAAGGAGCTCTTCCAGGAACCATCAAGATGATGGAAGCGTCGTCCCAGTACATATATCTTGCGATCAAGGACCCTGGCAGAAAGTTCAGTTAGCTCCACTGGCATGCGTGGAGACTTACGCCACCTGTGAGTCTTGCAATCAAGGATCGAGACCCCAGAGGTGGGcatggttttatttttatctgcTACGCCAATGTTGTAGATATCAGAACCAACCGCCACAAGATCTGAATAACACAAACCCACCATACGAGGAGAATCATCATCATCGGGCATTAAGACTCTAGCCAAAACGTAGCCGCCGCCGCCACTACTCTTGGAGAGGGTGTACCACTTATAACAAGTAAACCCGAACCTCAAGCAAACATAGAGACAAGTCTCCGTGAGGCCCAAGAGTGACCTAACCTTGTAAAGCTCAGGTGAAACCACCATAGATCGGAAGCTCTTGGAGACTAGTGACAAAGTCCGATAGTACGATCTTGGAACGCGTGCCACGATCATCACTAGCAAATCATAGGGAAGTGACGACGATGATgtgagcttcttcttcttcttctccctaaTACTCGTAGTCGTCGttgtcttcctcttcctcctcgtCGATACGGAATCGCCCTTGATCAACCTCTCCATTTCGGCTCCAATTTAGGGGTTGGCGCCTCCCTGGCGGAACAaacgaacaaacaaaaaaaattattgagtaGGTGAAATTAGGGTTCCTCTCGAAAGAAAACGAAACTgcgaccttcttcttcttctcgccgtttggtttgattttttcaAAGCTGCTGTGTACTATTATGGGTATGGGGTCTTTTGTATTGGGCTTTATTAAGCCCACTACCTCTCTCTACAATTTAAATGCGGATTTTGGGTTATAGCATTTCGTTTTGGGTATGGGGTATTTTCTATTGGGCTTTGTTAAGCACACTATTTTGGGTGCGTATAGCATTTCGTTTTTACAAAACATGTCTGAAATTTTAGAATTTTGGATCTTTCTACAATACTAAACCATTTTAGACTTAAAGCTTCTATCTTTTACTCTAAACCAATAATTTTACAAACATTTATAACTAGATGATACATTATTAATTCAAGTACCGttaaatacaaacaaaacaaattggGGGAGACATAGAGACAAGTCTCCGTGAGGCCCAAGAGTGACCTAACCTTGTAAAGCTCAGGTGAAACCACCATACATCGGAAGCTCTTGGAGACTAGTGACAAAGTCCGATAGTACGATCTTGGAACGCGTGCCACGATCATCACTAGCATATCATAGGGAAGTGACGACGATGATGATgtgagcttcttcttcttcttctccctaaTACTCGTAGTCCTACTCTTCCTCCTCGTCGATACGGAATCGCCCTTGATCAACCTCTCTATTTCGGCTCCAATTTAGGGGTTGGTAGGTGAAATTAGGGTTCCTCTCGGAAGTAAACGAAACTgcaaccttcttcttcttcgcgccgtttggtttgattttttcaAAGCTGCTGTGTCTACTACTATTTTGGGTATGGGGTCTTTTGTATTGGGCTTTATTAAGCCCACTACCTCTCACTACAATTTTAAATGCGGATTTTGGATTATAGCATTTCGTTGTCTTTTCTATTGGGCTTTGTTAAGCACACTATTTTGGGTATAGCATTTCGTTTTTACAAAAGATGTCTGAAATTTTAGAATTTTGGATCTTTCTACAATACTAAACCCATTTTAGACTTGAAGCTTCTATCTTTTactctaaaacaataattttacaaACATTTATAACTACATTGTTAATTCAAGTGCCGTTAAGAGTACTAGAATtcttgtccgcgctacgcgcggattgtaccttataaacttaattttatatctttattattattatttttgaaactcattttacatctttatatatttgaatattttataccattttacttttcaaaaaattaaaatgtctaAGGTAATGTGTAACATATGGTGATCGATTTGAGTTTTCGTTGTGATTTTTTTGAACTGATAAATTTcactttgttttttattttacatttatgtaATTTCTCAGCTGTTATTTTTTTGATCTGgtgttaattataaatatattgaatattttaaaataggagaaatagtatataatagtgTTTAGTAAATGTTTCATCCAAAAAATTGTATAtccatcaaatataaaatatttaaatttttgttttaatccaAATTTTTAATGCTCTTATACTTTGAAAAATAAACTGTTTTAAATTAatagtttgatttgttttttttaatttattcatatCACCATACTactgaaaacaaatatataagtttagttttattatatattttaagttatcttCTTCGCTaagattttactatttattttataacatttttggaataaattatttgtatatgtttatacattatttgatttttaaaaactatttgttTCATCATTGTTTTGTGCCAATTTGAATAAATGATTCATtaaacttttttaattatataagatttatgaggactattgatttttctttaaactGTAGAGAAATGATTCATGAGGActattgatttttctttaaactGTAGAGAAAGGATAGAGAAAAGGTATGGGAAGGTGAGGAAAAATATTGGCTGAATAAATGTGGATCATATTTAATCTCTTGAAAATTtgttgtttaaagaaaatagatTTCGTTGTAATATGATTAGAGAACGGATTTCGACTAAGGTTGGATTTTATTTAAGCTTGTTAAATGTGTAACTTTGATTGGATACAAATATTTTTGCTGATGTGGCATAGCTTAGGAGTCTTtaaattagtttcttttatatagtaaTTGTATAtccatcaaatataaaatatttaaatttttgttttaatccaAATTTTTAATGCTCTTATACTTTGAAAAATAAACTGTTTTAAATTAatagtttgatttgttttttttaatttattcatatCACCATACTactgaaaacaaatatataagtttagttttattatatattttaagttatcttCTTCGCTaagattttactatttattttataacatttttggaataaattatttgtatatgtttatacattatttgatttttaaaaactatttgttTCATCATTGTTTTGTGCCAATTTGAATAAATGATTCATtaaacttttttaattatataagatttatgaggactattgatttttctttaaactGTAGAGAAATGATTCATGAGGActattgatttttctttaaactGTAGAGAAAGGATAGAGAAAAGGTATGGGAAGGTGAGGAAAAATATTGGCTGAATAAATGTGGATCATATTTAATCTCTTGAAAATTtgttgtttaaagaaaatagatTTCGTTGTAATATGATTAGAGAACGGATTTCGACTAAGGTTGGATTTTATTTAAGCTTGTTAAATGTGTAACTTTGATTGGATACAAATATTTTTGCTGATGTGGCATAGCTTAGGAGTCTTtaaattagtttcttttatatagtagagaTGTCTTAATTCTTGTGCATTCACCTAAAACATCAAGTGTTTTGAAACAAAGgagtatttttcaaaaactaatTATCAAAGCCAACTTACAATGACTTAGAGACGGTTTATAATAACCTAAGTctcttaaaaatagaaaaactcatAAAAGGAAATCAtagatagaaaataaaaaattttaaaagccaAAATAGAAAACAGTTGCTTGGAGGTGAAGTATTATAATGCTGCATCAATATCCATAGTACTTGAGAAGTCCCTCATCTTGTCTCCAGTTCTCCAAATTGCGATTTCAATATATAGTAAGCACGATTTTGATAATATATGCCTAATGGGATGCTTATTTTTAGCgatttttgtgtgtgttgaTTTGGTGCTCTCTTCAGAACCATGGCTGGTAACACTGAGGGGAGAGAAGTTCTACCGAATAAATTAGAAGATGCCAGGTAAGCTGGAGGAAAGAATTCAAATAGGTGTACCTTGATTTTGACTGAGAGAGATTCCTCCAAAGCTCTAGCAGCATGGTCTATGTCTCTTGTTTTTGTAGAAGTCGTTGAACGAGTTATTGGGTTGAGTTGGTCAACATTAAACAAGTCATTGAGTTCGTTTACGAGATTCCGAGGAGTAATtgttttgaataaatttcatgTAAACAAAGTCTTGGGATTTTCTGTTTGAGTTGTGAGCTGTATATATAGTCATCGTTTATTCTCAATAAGAAAAAACACAGTTGctttatattttgtttcagttttttcCTTGATATATTAAAATTCTTGATACTCTTTTGCTCCTTTCAGATGTCCGGCCTGAATTCCGATAAGCGTGACTTCTATGGTGTTTATCCAATCACAGGAAAGGTTTTGATTGTTAGAAAAGCCAGTCCAGCTCAAATCAATAGGAACAAGTTCATTCAAGATCttaagaaaattctaaaactAGAACTTCAAAAGGAGTACACAAACACTTCATCACTGCGATTTGCCCAAAAAATACACCCCCAAAACCTAAATTGGGAATTTAGTTTTGGGTTATCGTTGTGGACCTAATAAGTTATTTGTATTAAACGATTGGTGTTTGTAGTTGTACTTATTTTGCATGGGACTACAAAGACCAACATAGAGTCCATCAACTCCTCTTTGCTGCCCTGAAGTCATGAATCACGTTGGTCATAATGCACATGAAACAGTAACACATACATGAAAAACATGAAAAAGCGAATAAATGATTAGTATGCACCTATATGGTTGACGAGTCCTGATAAGAATGGTAAAGAGAATAATCTCTTACCTTCTTTTAGATGATTCATTaaccattatttttatttattgtagcTTTATTGCATTAGATTGATTCGTCgatttgttttatgaaatatcaataaacatttttattaatccaaTCAAATGATCATTATCTCATCAATGAGATGATTGAGTTATGATAATATAAAAGAACATGGGTTAAGAAGATCACAATATATTTCATGTATGCGTAAAATTTATCCTTACAACTTGAAGAACTTAAAATTTACCAATACTTGCAAAAAACACAAACCACTTTTTTGCAAATTCAAAATTTGGCCAATTATCACACATGAAATCATTAGAGTAGAATAGTATTTTGTATTAACAGTGGATATTTATTCTCACCAGTGAAATAATAATTAGTCAAA
It encodes the following:
- the LOC106452834 gene encoding non-specific lipid-transfer protein 6, coding for MRSLLLALFLVLAFHRGEAAVSCNAVVGDLYPCLSYVVQGGNVPANCCNGIRTLNSQAQTPVDRQGVCRCIKNAIGGVSFSSNNVNNAQSLPAKCGVNLPYSISPSTNCDSIN
- the LOC106452835 gene encoding F-box/kelch-repeat protein At5g38670 yields the protein MERLIKGDSVSTRRKRKTTTTTSIREKKKKKLTSSSSLPYDLLVMIVARVPRSYYRTLSLVSKSFRSMVVSPELYKVRSLLGLTETCLYVCLRFGFTCYKWYTLSKSSGGGGYVLARVLMPDDDDSPRMVGLCYSDLVAVGSDIYNIGVADKNKTMPTSGVSILDCKTHRWRKSPRMPVELTELSARVLDRKIYVLGRRFHHLDGSWKSSFEVFNTNTQTWDLPSCGGFDSARINFLIDGKLHVVTLFDGVFAFDSKQCRWDLVEQYPSTGTMCSGSFCEVDNVLYSVSKDGALTWYDSDNTSWRDLNGLVGLPKLPSPLDGYGSYVKLTGYGGGKMMVFWNCNLGIHRPFQRDTIYCAEIALERRNGDCWGKLEWFDSMLLVPLETQFVKVLAVTL